A single window of Nicotiana sylvestris chromosome 3, ASM39365v2, whole genome shotgun sequence DNA harbors:
- the LOC138887579 gene encoding uncharacterized protein, translating to MPTKAVGDLPLIMPKTRKEYTDVDRKVVVKNFCAKKIWVCGIGPDEYNRISACETAKKIWEALQTIHEGITQIKQSKIDMLTTEYELFRMKDDESIQDMHTRFTAIINELHSLGEIIPRNKLVRRILSILPSSWESKVNVITEAKDL from the coding sequence ATGCCAACAAAGGCAGTTGGAGACCTTCCATTGATAATGCCAAAAACCAGAAAAGAATACACTGACGTAGACAGGAAAGTTGTGGTGAAAAATTTTTGTGCCAAGAAAATTTGGGTGTGTGGAATAGGACCTGATGAATACAATAGAATCTCTGCTTGTGAGACTGCCAAGAAGATATGGGAAGCTCTACAAACAATACATGAGGGAATAACTCAAATAAAGCAatctaagattgatatgctcaccaccgagtatgaactctttaggatgaaggacgatgaatctattcaagatatgcacacaagattcaccgctatcataaatgagttacactcacttggtgaaatCATTCCTAGGAACAAGCTAGTGAGGAGAATTCTCAGTATCCTGCCCAGttcttgggaaagcaaggtgaatgtTATTACTGAAGCAAAGGACCTGTAA